The proteins below come from a single Asanoa ferruginea genomic window:
- a CDS encoding cation:proton antiporter regulatory subunit, translating to MRVRVEQTSLPGIGVRHDFVTESGQRLGVVSHRDGRRALIVYDADDPDARLAAIPLRDEEAEALADLLGASLMLGQLAGLRDQAAGLLTEQIALPAGTPFVGRPLGDTKARTRTSASIVAILRGAGVIPSPGPDFGFETGDVVVAVGTRKGLDALTRILADGDPDG from the coding sequence GTGCGAGTGAGGGTGGAACAGACATCGTTACCCGGCATCGGCGTGCGGCACGACTTCGTCACAGAGTCGGGCCAGCGGCTCGGTGTCGTGTCGCATCGCGACGGCCGCCGCGCGCTGATCGTCTACGACGCCGACGACCCCGACGCGCGGCTGGCCGCGATCCCGCTGCGCGACGAAGAGGCCGAGGCGCTGGCCGACCTGCTCGGCGCGTCACTGATGCTGGGCCAGCTCGCGGGGCTCCGCGACCAGGCCGCCGGCCTGCTCACCGAGCAGATCGCGCTGCCCGCCGGCACGCCCTTCGTCGGCCGGCCGCTCGGTGACACCAAGGCCCGCACCCGCACCAGCGCGTCGATCGTCGCGATCCTGCGCGGCGCCGGGGTGATCCCGTCGCCGGGGCCAGACTTCGGCTTCGAGACCGGTGACGTGGTCGTCGCCGTCGGCACCCGCAAGGGTCTCGACGCGCTGACCCGGATCCTCGCCGACGGCGACCCGGACGGCTGA